A genome region from Hymenobacter chitinivorans DSM 11115 includes the following:
- a CDS encoding efflux RND transporter periplasmic adaptor subunit — MKYTTSAAVLAMAFLASCGGKQDPAAELAKLKKEQAANQAKITELEAKAGASGADKTEVKSTPVSVIKVAPESFKSYLEVQGRVDFDENANVSPRVPGVLTSIRVQRGDRVGKGQVLATQDASVLESGIAELRTRLDLARIVYEKQDRLWKQQIGTEIQYLQAKNNYDALQRSLATQQRQRAQYNVVAPFSGVVDDVPAKVGENGAPGVPVVRLLSGSGGKIIADISEAYANQIKVGDQALINIGDLGREDVPASVRVVSRTINPTSRTFSVEFRLNKAVPELRPNMVATVRIQNYTRANAMVLPVDLVQKDEQNSYVFVVEQKDGQKVAGKRVIKTGATYNGKIEVTQGLTANDQVISAGYQNLNEGQVVNL, encoded by the coding sequence CTACTTCTGCGGCCGTGCTGGCAATGGCTTTTCTGGCTTCCTGCGGTGGCAAGCAAGACCCGGCCGCCGAGCTGGCTAAGCTGAAAAAAGAGCAGGCCGCCAACCAGGCCAAAATTACCGAACTGGAAGCCAAAGCCGGGGCCAGCGGCGCCGATAAGACGGAAGTAAAATCGACGCCCGTTAGCGTTATCAAAGTGGCGCCCGAGAGCTTCAAGAGCTACCTCGAAGTGCAGGGCCGCGTTGATTTCGACGAAAATGCCAACGTGTCGCCCCGCGTGCCGGGCGTGCTGACCAGCATCCGGGTGCAGCGTGGTGACCGGGTCGGCAAAGGCCAGGTGCTGGCCACCCAGGACGCCTCGGTGCTCGAGTCGGGCATTGCCGAGCTGCGCACCCGCCTCGATCTGGCCCGCATCGTGTACGAAAAGCAGGACCGCCTCTGGAAACAGCAGATCGGTACCGAAATTCAGTACCTGCAGGCCAAAAACAATTACGACGCGCTGCAGCGCAGCCTGGCGACCCAGCAGCGGCAGCGGGCCCAGTACAACGTGGTAGCGCCCTTTAGCGGCGTCGTCGACGATGTGCCGGCCAAAGTAGGGGAGAACGGTGCCCCCGGCGTGCCGGTGGTGCGCCTGCTCAGCGGCAGCGGCGGCAAAATCATTGCCGACATCTCCGAAGCCTACGCCAACCAGATCAAAGTCGGCGACCAGGCCCTGATCAACATCGGTGACCTGGGCCGGGAAGACGTGCCGGCTTCGGTGCGCGTGGTCAGCCGCACGATTAACCCCACGAGCCGCACCTTCTCGGTGGAATTCCGGTTGAATAAGGCCGTGCCCGAGCTGCGCCCCAACATGGTAGCCACCGTGCGCATCCAGAACTACACCCGCGCCAACGCCATGGTATTGCCCGTGGACCTGGTGCAGAAGGATGAACAAAACAGCTACGTGTTTGTGGTCGAGCAGAAGGACGGCCAGAAAGTGGCCGGCAAGCGCGTCATCAAGACCGGCGCTACTTACAACGGTAAAATTGAAGTGACCCAGGGCCTGACGGCCAACGACCAGGTGATTTCCGCCGGGTATCAGAATCTGAACGAAGGACAGGTAGTAAACCTGTAA